GCGCGGCGGCCCACTGCCGCGCCATGTCCTTGACGCGGACCTCGGTCGACGCGTCATGCCGCGCGTGCTCGCCGACCTGGACGGCGCCGCGGTCGGCGAGCCTCTCGGCGATGATCTCGCCGCCGCGATTGAACGTGTCGCCGTACACCGTGTCACCGAGCCCGAAGACGGCGAACCGCAGTCCGCTCAGGTCCGGCGCGGCGCGGTCGAGCGCGTCGGCGAAGGGCTCGGCGCCGGTCGGCAGGTCGCCGTCGCCATAGGTCGAGCACACGACGATGTGGAAGTCGCGGACGTCCAGTTCCTCGACGCCGAAGTCCGTCATGTCGTGCACCGAGACGTCGTGCGCGCCGCGCAGCTCCTCGGCGATGCTGTCCGCCGCGGACTCCGCGGTGCCCATCTCGGTTCCGAACAGAATGACGACACGCACCGGTACGACCCTTTCTCGCATCAATATGGTGAGCCTACCCTAACTATAGCGAAGGATGTGCTGCGACGTCATCGGATGATCGGTCTCGGCGGGGGAGAGCGGAGCGCAGGCGTTTCAACTGCGCCGATTGACGGAATCTCCGGCGCGTTGCATCATTCCTAGAGGTGCCCGGTGTTTTCCGGGCCGACCTTCCCGCCGGCCGATGACTGTCCGGCTCCGCGGCTGCCGCCCGTGCGGTCGAGTTCCCGCCACGAGTGCAGCGCTTCCATTCATGACGCTTCGCGCGTCCGGCCGTGAGTGAGGTGAAAACGAAATGGTCTACCAGTCGTCTGCATGCCAGGTGGTCAATTCGTACGCCCGCTTCGGCTCCCTTCCCCACGTCTGAATGTCACCGCGCTGGGCGCGGTCGTCTCTCGCCGATGTCTCGCATCGGCGGACTCGCGGCTCGGCGCGGTGCCCCGGACCAGTCGTAAACCGGTGAACAGACGGATGTGGAGGCAGTCATGACGGACAGGGGAGCAGTGGATTCGGGGGCGGTGGAGATGGTGACGCGGGCCATGGCGAGCAACTTCGCCGTGTCCGCGGCGATGATCGAGGATCTCGGCTACCTGCGCGCGGAGCTGGCGGCCGCGGAGGTGCCGTTCCTGCTCGTGCGCGACAGCGGGCACCGGCTGGTGCTGGCGGCCGACGCGGCGCATCGGCCGATGGTGCGCCGGGTGACCGCCGCGGCGATGTCGGCCGGATTCTCCTGTGTGGAATTGCGGCACAACATCTTCCGGCTCGGACGCGACCACGATCCGGCGCATCACGTCGAACTGGAGCTGTGGGAGTACCACGGTGACACGGTGACCTGTCCGCGCCCGAACGCGCTGACCCGGACGGTCTTCGACCTCGCCGACGTCCAGCGCACGCAAGTGCGGCTGTTCGATCGGACCTGGCCCACCCTGGTCGACATGTTCGCGCCGCAGACCGGTGACGTCGGCTTCGACATCGACCTGGTGTTCTCCTGGGTGGACGGCTCCGATCCGGAATTCCGCGCCCGCCGCGCCGGGATGCTCGCCCAGGTCGTGGTCGGTGAGGGCGACGACGCGGAGGCCAGGATCCGGCAGATCGACGAGCTGAAGTACGCGCTGCGGTCGGTGCACAAGAACGCGCCGTGGATCCGCAGGATCTTCATCGCGACCGA
Above is a genomic segment from Nocardia sputorum containing:
- a CDS encoding flavodoxin family protein; translated protein: MRVVILFGTEMGTAESAADSIAEELRGAHDVSVHDMTDFGVEELDVRDFHIVVCSTYGDGDLPTGAEPFADALDRAAPDLSGLRFAVFGLGDTVYGDTFNRGGEIIAERLADRGAVQVGEHARHDASTEVRVKDMARQWAAALDIPALVSA